One Fusobacterium russii ATCC 25533 genomic region harbors:
- a CDS encoding KpsF/GutQ family sugar-phosphate isomerase has translation MTDKEIIEIAKNIYTAEIDALIKRKDNLSENFIKTAKKILECKGKVVLTGIGKTGIIARKISATLASTGTTSTYMNSTEGLHGDLGLVNSDDIVIAISNSGENTEIMSIIPAIKNIGAYIIGMTGNINSSLAKVSDIVLDTHVDREGCPLNLAPMASTTSALVMGDALAGCLMKLRDFKPQNFAMYHPGGSLGKKLLTKVENLMKSGTSLALCNKESAIDDIVILMNDKKLGIVCVMENENLIGIITEGDIRRALKHRENFFNLKAKDIMTINYTKVDMRAMATDALSLMEDRPSQINVLPVFDKEKFIGVIRIHDLLKVK, from the coding sequence ATGACTGACAAAGAAATTATTGAAATTGCTAAAAACATATATACAGCAGAAATTGATGCCCTAATAAAAAGAAAAGATAACCTATCGGAAAATTTTATAAAAACAGCTAAGAAAATTTTAGAATGTAAAGGAAAAGTTGTATTAACAGGTATAGGGAAAACTGGTATCATAGCTAGAAAAATATCTGCAACCTTAGCTTCAACCGGAACAACAAGTACATATATGAATTCAACAGAAGGCTTGCATGGTGATTTAGGTCTTGTCAATAGTGATGATATAGTTATCGCTATCTCAAATAGTGGTGAAAATACAGAAATTATGTCTATTATACCTGCTATTAAAAATATAGGTGCATATATAATAGGAATGACAGGAAATATAAATTCTTCTTTAGCCAAAGTTTCTGATATAGTTTTAGATACACATGTAGATAGAGAAGGATGTCCTTTAAATTTAGCACCTATGGCTTCAACTACTTCAGCACTTGTAATGGGAGATGCCTTGGCTGGTTGCTTAATGAAGCTTAGAGATTTTAAACCTCAGAATTTTGCTATGTACCATCCTGGAGGAAGTCTAGGAAAAAAATTACTAACAAAGGTAGAAAACCTAATGAAATCCGGTACAAGTTTGGCACTATGCAATAAAGAAAGTGCTATAGATGATATAGTAATATTAATGAATGATAAAAAACTGGGAATAGTCTGTGTTATGGAAAATGAGAATTTGATAGGTATTATAACAGAAGGTGATATTAGAAGAGCCTTAAAACATAGAGAAAATTTCTTTAATCTAAAAGCAAAAGACATAATGACAATAAACTATACAAAGGTTGATATGAGAGCAATGGCAACAGATGCCCTATCATTAATGGAGGATAGACCTAGTCAGATAAATGTATTACCGGTTTTTGATAAAGAAAAATTTATTGGAGTAATAAGAATCCATGATTTACTAAAAGTAAAATAG
- a CDS encoding 5-formyltetrahydrofolate cyclo-ligase: MNKKEIRSIVRKKREALDLDFIEKASKIIFEKIKNEKYFIKAKSILSYMDFKNEVKTDEINNFIEKNEKNLILPRVIDKEKMIAIKNNGNFSKSPFGNIEPVGDEYLGEIDLIIVPGVAFDRYANRIGFGRGYYDRFFNVYPNAKRIAVAFEIQVVNEKIETDIFDKKIDILITEENIYRF, encoded by the coding sequence ATGAATAAAAAAGAAATAAGAAGTATAGTCAGAAAAAAAAGAGAAGCTTTAGATTTAGACTTTATTGAAAAAGCTAGCAAAATAATTTTTGAAAAAATAAAAAATGAAAAATATTTTATTAAGGCAAAAAGTATTTTGTCATATATGGATTTCAAAAATGAAGTAAAGACAGATGAAATAAATAATTTTATAGAAAAAAATGAAAAAAATTTAATTTTACCTCGAGTAATTGATAAAGAAAAAATGATAGCTATAAAAAATAATGGAAATTTTTCTAAAAGTCCCTTCGGTAACATAGAACCTGTCGGAGATGAATACTTAGGAGAAATTGACTTAATAATAGTACCGGGAGTTGCCTTTGACAGATATGCAAATAGAATAGGTTTCGGAAGAGGTTACTACGACAGATTTTTCAATGTCTATCCTAATGCTAAAAGAATTGCTGTAGCATTTGAAATCCAAGTAGTTAATGAGAAAATTGAAACAGATATTTTTGATAAAAAAATTGATATTTTAATCACTGAAGAAAATATATATAGATTTTAA
- a CDS encoding uracil-DNA glycosylase family protein: protein MNEIMELWEEMKFEVGIIGTELIPKDKREILIGMGNRTAPILFIGNDPELYLAEDYKVAINSSGEFLLKLLDIVEITPDMYYVTTLAKREVKFKHFINEEDRKKLLDILFMQIGLIAPKIIVFLGNDTAQTVLGKEIDFNKERGEFFSWKGEIDTFITYDIETVIKARNDEGKKAITATNFWNDIKAIKARLDDNE from the coding sequence GTGAATGAAATAATGGAATTATGGGAAGAGATGAAATTTGAAGTAGGAATTATAGGAACTGAACTTATTCCAAAAGATAAAAGAGAAATTTTAATTGGAATGGGAAATAGAACAGCACCGATACTTTTTATTGGAAATGATCCTGAGCTTTATCTGGCTGAAGATTATAAAGTTGCTATAAATTCAAGTGGAGAGTTTTTATTAAAACTATTAGATATAGTTGAAATAACTCCGGATATGTACTATGTTACAACTCTGGCAAAAAGAGAAGTCAAATTTAAGCACTTTATAAATGAAGAAGATAGAAAAAAATTATTGGATATATTATTTATGCAGATAGGCTTAATAGCTCCTAAAATTATAGTCTTTTTAGGTAATGATACTGCACAAACGGTTTTAGGAAAAGAAATTGACTTTAATAAAGAAAGAGGTGAATTTTTTTCTTGGAAGGGTGAGATAGACACATTTATTACCTATGATATTGAAACTGTTATTAAGGCAAGAAATGATGAAGGAAAAAAAGCTATTACTGCTACTAATTTCTGGAATGATATAAAGGCTATAAAGGCAAGGTTAGATGATAATGAATAA
- a CDS encoding MBL fold metallo-hydrolase → MKISILGSGSAGNSTYIEVDGLKILVDTGFSCKKTEEKLEKIGENLADISAILITHEHSDHINGAGVIARKYNIPLYISPESYEAGMLKLGEINKDLIKLIDKDFIINDTIKVSPFDVMHDAVRTLGFRIENQLGKKVAISTDIGYVDNIVREAFKDVDAMVIESNYDFNMLMNCSYPWNLKSRVKSRNGHLSNNDCARFIKEMYTAKIKKIFLAHVSKDSNNPKLIKQTLDDEFDRMFRRPEYEITSQDEVSELFEI, encoded by the coding sequence ATGAAAATTTCTATACTGGGGAGTGGAAGTGCTGGAAATTCAACATATATAGAAGTTGATGGATTAAAAATTTTAGTTGATACAGGTTTTAGTTGCAAAAAAACTGAAGAAAAATTAGAAAAGATTGGTGAAAACTTAGCAGATATTTCAGCTATTCTTATAACACATGAACATAGTGATCATATAAATGGAGCAGGAGTTATAGCCAGAAAGTACAATATCCCTCTCTATATAAGCCCTGAAAGCTATGAAGCAGGAATGTTAAAATTAGGTGAAATCAACAAAGACTTAATAAAACTAATAGATAAGGATTTTATTATAAATGACACTATAAAAGTTTCCCCTTTTGATGTAATGCATGACGCTGTGAGAACTCTAGGTTTTAGAATAGAAAATCAACTTGGGAAAAAAGTTGCAATTTCAACTGATATCGGCTATGTTGATAATATAGTTAGAGAAGCTTTTAAAGATGTAGATGCTATGGTAATTGAAAGCAACTACGATTTTAATATGCTTATGAATTGTTCATATCCCTGGAACTTGAAATCAAGAGTTAAAAGTAGAAATGGTCATCTTTCAAATAATGACTGTGCAAGATTTATAAAAGAAATGTATACTGCTAAAATTAAAAAAATATTCCTTGCTCATGTCAGCAAGGACAGTAATAATCCTAAACTTATAAAGCAAACATTGGATGATGAATTTGATAGAATGTTTCGTAGACCTGAGTATGAAATTACTTCTCAAGATGAAGTGAGTGAACTATTTGAAATATAA
- a CDS encoding SDR family NAD(P)-dependent oxidoreductase, which produces MKIALVTGATSGIGYEISKKLLNMGYSVYGVGRNFSKISFSNDRFHRIECDLSKLDNLEKMLHSLKKINFNLIVNSAGLAYFSPHEEMSISKIKNMLSVNLQAPLIITQYFLRTLKENKGIIINISSITAKKESPFAAVYSATKAGLSHFGNSLFEEVRKYGVKVVNLHPDMTKTNFYDKAFFECDDDKNTYINVSDLSNALDFILAQNTNIVITDLTIRPQKHLIKKKGNTK; this is translated from the coding sequence ATGAAAATTGCCTTAGTTACAGGTGCAACATCAGGAATAGGCTATGAAATAAGCAAAAAACTTTTAAATATGGGCTATTCAGTATATGGTGTTGGACGTAATTTTTCAAAAATTTCATTTTCTAATGATAGATTCCATAGAATAGAGTGTGATCTCTCAAAATTGGATAATTTAGAAAAAATGTTACATTCTTTAAAAAAAATAAACTTTAATTTAATTGTCAATTCAGCAGGTCTTGCTTATTTTTCACCACATGAAGAAATGTCTATTTCAAAAATTAAGAATATGCTTTCTGTCAATTTGCAAGCACCTCTTATAATAACACAATATTTTTTAAGAACTTTAAAAGAAAATAAAGGTATAATAATAAATATTTCATCTATAACTGCAAAAAAAGAAAGTCCTTTTGCCGCCGTTTATTCTGCAACCAAGGCAGGTCTTAGCCATTTTGGAAATAGCCTCTTTGAAGAAGTCAGAAAATACGGAGTAAAAGTTGTAAATCTTCATCCAGATATGACTAAAACCAACTTTTATGATAAGGCTTTTTTTGAATGTGATGATGATAAAAATACATATATAAATGTTTCAGATCTGTCCAATGCTCTTGATTTTATCTTGGCACAAAATACTAATATAGTTATAACTGATTTAACAATAAGACCACAAAAACATTTAATCAAAAAGAAAGGAAATACAAAATGA
- a CDS encoding SPL family radical SAM protein: MKILKKELLTNKFSHIYIEKEALSNRNTQRIVAKFPNSKIIEISNYKEVFSSNNQNFITQKLSPKLILAVKNENNIYKGAKVCESFNNENFFYTSSIINCLYDCEYCYLQGVYPSANIVIFVNIEDVFEEVKKLLNDLGHIYLCISYDTDLLALDNICNFVDKWYELAKEYKNLKIELRTKSTNIKNIIEKKSLDNFIIAFTVSPDFIVKNYEKYTAGFEKRIEAIKDLQRKGWSIRLCIDPIIYTENFELIYSDMIKQIFVSLDKDKIVDISIGFFRISKEYLKKMRRQNSDSRLLHYPYVCENGVYSYSKAKREKALTHIKDILLNFVNVEKIYI; the protein is encoded by the coding sequence TTGAAGATATTAAAAAAAGAATTATTGACCAATAAATTTTCACATATTTATATTGAAAAAGAGGCTTTAAGCAATAGAAACACTCAAAGAATAGTTGCCAAATTTCCAAATTCAAAAATTATAGAAATTTCAAATTATAAAGAAGTCTTTTCTAGCAATAATCAAAATTTTATTACTCAAAAATTAAGCCCTAAGCTTATTCTAGCAGTAAAAAATGAAAACAACATATATAAAGGAGCTAAAGTCTGTGAAAGTTTTAATAATGAGAACTTTTTTTACACCTCTTCTATAATAAATTGTTTATATGACTGTGAATATTGCTATTTGCAAGGCGTATATCCTTCAGCAAATATAGTTATATTTGTTAATATTGAAGATGTTTTTGAAGAGGTAAAAAAACTTCTTAATGATTTGGGACATATCTATTTATGCATATCCTATGATACTGATTTACTCGCTTTGGATAATATTTGTAATTTCGTTGATAAATGGTATGAACTTGCAAAGGAATATAAAAATTTAAAAATAGAACTACGCACAAAATCAACAAATATAAAAAATATTATTGAAAAAAAATCCTTAGATAATTTTATAATTGCATTCACAGTATCACCGGATTTTATAGTAAAAAATTACGAAAAATATACTGCCGGCTTTGAAAAAAGAATAGAGGCAATAAAGGACTTGCAGAGAAAGGGATGGAGTATAAGACTCTGTATCGATCCAATAATCTATACAGAAAATTTTGAACTTATCTATTCAGATATGATAAAACAGATTTTTGTTAGCTTAGATAAAGATAAGATTGTAGATATAAGCATCGGTTTTTTTAGAATATCAAAGGAATATTTAAAAAAAATGAGAAGACAAAATTCGGATTCGCGGCTTCTACACTATCCTTATGTATGTGAAAATGGAGTTTATTCCTATTCAAAAGCTAAAAGAGAAAAAGCATTAACTCATATAAAAGATATTCTCTTAAACTTTGTTAATGTTGAAAAAATATATATTTAG
- a CDS encoding flavodoxin produces MKTVGIFYGTNGGKTQEVVDIVAAQLGDAQVFDVADGIDAIEMFDNIILASPTYGLGDLQDDWANVIDELADIDFSDKTVALIGVGDSALFAGNYVESMMHLYNAVEPKGAKIIGMTSTDGYDFDASEAVIDDKFMGLAIDASFDEDEITSKVESWVENLKEELQ; encoded by the coding sequence ATGAAAACAGTTGGAATTTTTTATGGAACAAATGGAGGGAAAACTCAAGAAGTTGTTGATATAGTTGCTGCTCAATTAGGTGATGCTCAAGTGTTTGATGTTGCTGATGGAATAGATGCGATTGAAATGTTTGATAATATTATATTAGCTTCTCCTACTTATGGTCTAGGAGATTTACAAGATGATTGGGCAAATGTTATTGATGAGCTTGCTGATATAGATTTCTCTGATAAAACTGTTGCTTTAATTGGTGTAGGAGATTCAGCTTTATTTGCTGGAAACTATGTTGAATCAATGATGCACTTATATAATGCAGTTGAGCCTAAAGGAGCTAAAATAATTGGTATGACATCTACTGATGGATATGATTTTGACGCTTCTGAAGCAGTTATTGATGATAAATTTATGGGACTTGCTATAGATGCTTCTTTTGATGAAGATGAAATCACTTCAAAAGTTGAATCTTGGGTAGAAAATTTAAAAGAAGAATTACAATAA
- a CDS encoding DUF523 domain-containing protein gives MKVLISSCLLGKNVKYSGGNNFSKKILELLKKYNVDIVEVCPEVLGGLTIPREPAEIVNDEIINRKGISVSKEFKKGAESTLKIAILSKVNFAILKERSPSCGKNFIYDGSFSGSLIRGQGISTRKLLENGIEVFSEEEIDKIEKKLKEL, from the coding sequence ATGAAAGTTCTAATAAGCTCTTGCTTGTTGGGAAAAAATGTCAAGTATTCAGGTGGGAATAACTTTTCAAAAAAAATATTAGAACTTCTTAAAAAGTATAATGTAGATATTGTAGAGGTTTGTCCAGAAGTGTTAGGAGGACTGACAATTCCAAGAGAACCTGCTGAAATAGTCAATGATGAAATAATTAATAGAAAGGGAATTTCAGTTTCCAAGGAATTTAAAAAAGGTGCTGAATCTACATTAAAAATTGCGATTTTGAGTAAAGTTAACTTTGCTATTTTAAAAGAAAGAAGCCCTTCCTGTGGTAAAAATTTTATCTATGATGGAAGTTTTTCCGGAAGTTTAATCAGGGGACAGGGAATAAGCACAAGAAAACTTTTAGAAAATGGTATAGAAGTTTTTTCTGAAGAAGAGATTGATAAAATAGAGAAAAAATTAAAGGAGCTGTAA
- a CDS encoding adenylosuccinate synthase: protein MAGYVVVGTQWGDEGKGKIIDVLADKADYVVRFQGGNNAGHTVVVNGEKFILKLLPSGVLHAGTCIIGPGVVVDPKVFLDEIASLEKRGSKTDHVIISDRAHVIMPYHIKLDEIRENVEDRIKIGTTKKGIGPCYADKISRDGIRMADLLDLKQFEEKLRMNLKEKNELFTKIYKVEALDFDTIFEEYKGYIEKIKHRIVDTIPIVNKALNENKLVLFEGAQAMMLDINYGTYPYVTSSSPTLAGVTTGAGVSPRKIDKGIGVMKAYTTRVGEGPFVTEIHGEFGEKIRKIGYEYGAVTGRPRRCGWLDLVVGRYATEINGLTDVVITKIDVLSGLGKLKICVAYEIDGKIYNYVPADTQSLYRAKPIYEELDGWDEDITQIKNYKDLPENCKKYLKRIEEIIECPISVVSVGPDRNQNIHIREI from the coding sequence ACAATGGGGTGATGAAGGAAAAGGTAAAATTATAGATGTCTTAGCTGATAAAGCTGATTATGTAGTTAGATTTCAAGGTGGAAATAATGCCGGACATACTGTTGTTGTAAATGGAGAAAAATTTATTTTGAAATTACTTCCATCTGGAGTTCTGCATGCAGGTACTTGTATAATAGGTCCAGGTGTTGTTGTTGATCCAAAAGTATTTTTAGATGAAATAGCTAGTTTAGAAAAAAGAGGAAGTAAAACAGATCATGTCATAATAAGTGATAGAGCACATGTAATAATGCCATATCATATTAAACTTGATGAAATTAGAGAAAATGTTGAAGACAGAATAAAAATTGGTACTACTAAAAAAGGTATCGGTCCTTGCTATGCAGATAAAATTTCAAGAGATGGTATAAGAATGGCAGACCTACTGGATTTAAAACAATTTGAAGAAAAATTAAGAATGAATTTAAAAGAAAAAAATGAATTATTTACAAAAATTTACAAGGTTGAAGCCCTTGATTTTGACACAATTTTCGAAGAATATAAGGGATATATAGAAAAAATTAAACACAGAATAGTTGATACTATTCCTATAGTAAATAAAGCTTTAAATGAAAATAAATTAGTTTTATTTGAAGGTGCTCAAGCTATGATGCTTGATATCAACTATGGAACTTATCCTTATGTAACATCTTCATCTCCTACTCTCGCTGGAGTTACAACTGGAGCTGGAGTTTCGCCTAGAAAAATTGATAAAGGTATAGGAGTTATGAAAGCATATACTACTAGAGTCGGTGAAGGTCCATTTGTGACAGAAATACATGGCGAGTTTGGAGAAAAAATAAGAAAAATTGGTTATGAATATGGTGCTGTTACAGGTAGACCGAGAAGATGCGGATGGCTTGATTTGGTTGTTGGAAGATATGCTACGGAAATAAATGGGTTAACTGATGTAGTTATAACAAAAATTGATGTTCTGAGTGGTCTAGGAAAATTAAAAATCTGTGTTGCTTATGAAATTGATGGAAAAATTTATAACTATGTTCCTGCAGATACTCAATCTCTATATCGTGCGAAACCAATTTATGAAGAATTAGATGGTTGGGATGAAGACATTACTCAAATAAAAAATTATAAAGATTTACCGGAAAATTGTAAAAAATATTTAAAAAGAATAGAGGAAATAATAGAATGCCCTATATCAGTAGTTTCTGTTGGTCCTGATAGAAACCAAAATATTCATATAAGGGAGATATAG